One window of Cherax quadricarinatus isolate ZL_2023a chromosome 16, ASM3850222v1, whole genome shotgun sequence genomic DNA carries:
- the LOC128688908 gene encoding mitochondrial 2-oxodicarboxylate carrier, protein MVESGSDGGRDNLSSLSPPCCLPYANKAYNSVRTLRMSKEKKSHLSLKTVAINLAAGGSAGFTEICIMHPLDVVKTRFQIQTTGVPGDPNYYTSVFDCMRKMAKSEGLLSLYKGVLPPVLVETPKRAVKFLTFEIYKQLCGTPTPATFFLAGLGSGTTEAILVNPFEVVKVAQQANRAQHKVSPSTWAVAREIVKTQGLGFKGLNKGVTATIGRNGLFNMMYFGVFHTVNSRITQPKEKWQQNLQKFFIGLVAGVLGCFINIPFDVAKSRIQGPQPVPGEIKYKTTFGSILLVYREEGFCALYKGMVPKVLRLGPGAGIMMIVYENVHNYLSKKFPDD, encoded by the exons atggtagagagtggtagtgatggtggtagagataatctctcctccctctcccctccttgctgtcttccatatgccaataaag CATATAACTCTGTTAGGACACTTAGGATGTCAAAGGAAAAGAAAAGTCATCTCTCCCTCAAGACTGTAGCCATTAATCTGGCTGCAGGAGGATCTGCAG GCTTTACCGAAATATGCATCATGCATCCTCTGGATGTGGTTAAAACCAGGTTCCAAATTCAGACTACGGGTGTTCCAGGTGACCCAAACTACTACACCTCAGTGTTTGACTGCATGCGCAAGATGGCTAAGAGTGAAGGTCTATTATCTCTCTATAAAGGTGTCTTGCCACCTGTGTTGGTTGAGACACCAAAGAGAGCTGTTAag ttCCTTACATTTGAAATCTACAAACAACTGTGTGGAACTCCAACACCAGcg ACATTTTTTTTAGCTGGATTGGGATCAGGAACAACTGAAGCAATTCTTGTCAATCCTTTTGAAGTTGTTAAAGTAGCACAACAAGCAAATAG GGCACAGCACAAAGTTTCACCCAGCACTTGGGCAGTAGCACGAGAGATTGTCAAGACTCAAGGATTAGGATTTAAAGGCCTTAATAAAGGAGTTACTGCAACCATTGGTAGAAATGGCCTCTTCAATATGATGTATTTTGGTGTATTTCATACAGTGAACTCTAGAATAACTCAGCCTAAG GAGAAATGGCAACAAAATCTTCAGAAATTCTTCATTGGCTTAGTGGCTGGTGTGCTTGGATGTTTCATCAATATTCCTTTTGACGTGGCCAAAAGTCGCATTCAAGGGCCACAACCAGTTCCTGGAGAGATCAAGTACAAGACTACATTTGGCTCCATTTTACTTGTTTACAGAGAAGAAGG ATTTTGTGCTTTATACAAAGGTATGGTGCCCAAGGTGTTGAGGTTAGGACCTGGTGCTGGAATCATGATGATTGTATATGAAAATGTCCACAATTATCTTTCCAAGAAATTCCCTGATGATTAG